One window of the Chloroflexota bacterium genome contains the following:
- a CDS encoding DUF11 domain-containing protein, with the protein MSSCSWRRLGLLLLGFIMGVFLLFLTLAGVAFSQPAPEAGIARSLPFPASEGAAVLSATGAEQSLVARAEQGEVRAQSPDLQVTLVGPDQIEICDTVTFTVFITNTAAITATNVRITDTMPSGFTPTSQSVNLGTLPPGQSASHAFVFVASCTAPSGQNEATVTDDQGDYYVRRKDFTVLPGAITVRKEPSVISARVGEVVTWTVYVDNTGYGRVSNVRVTDTLSSGLAYVAGTLTASYASIPVGESRSFTVSAMVVACSGLDNVVTATWGCGTSTCQQLGAKASIDLQTREPHLDFTPPSITIDYCTGSGTYNMPVNNLGDGTAYSPVIAVDFAPLVVAAVSPGASYSSGAFHLPDIAGNSSYPLTFTLALPATPCGMGGQGASLLYQPIYYDDCSNAHYHPIRSGAWTMAGAVPSLSVSKSGPHEVYATEQITYTLSVISSNITSEVYITDVFQSGCDYVLVNAGGGTVVTDSTRITITWVMTQSPWTRTLVFSPTGACPALCACCGQSVNNTLTASGKDCQNCTVSASDSASTPVQCEELLSSHAKAVSPQSAEACTTRTFTNTYVFAPSYTVVPSWQGIVFTDTLSNLTYVNGSASVWVSNGVQSCPANFTVSSTAPLVIRNIAPTCGITVPGATLVIVYQATVQDNFTCLGGTFYDWSYLNLGVTGNFWCAPCDDGISEEGVWVEVVEPTLSVSISGVPSTVSSCGVYTPLITLSRGSVPAYDVRLRFPTADYAVINVLGFGGATPIFTTTNGISYTWHYADAFTTATTATVQLRVQRRCNASGPVQATAYYDNLCADDNIYNDRCSASASQTPLVLEPYPIMYKFPEIIYASDDVVTWTLSAINSGSGPAYSVMLTDVLGSDLRYLRSAITSSFGSAAGVTPITSSQRITWTNLTFLPGEKYIITLTAEIIGCNNLTNAFAGVQGCLDQVCRSGGPIYSRVELPRTILVNTSMVSTPMPTCVTRTITATVRNAGLLSVYSAAVTETLPSGLRYVPNSTQYVTSTGTTPPLTGWVNGGEPSGAPLGPLVWTYNEIPALARLYPKQTVWVRFDVYVDCDFQGGNLTIRAGYRDICDTPHATAASYFATGADAPQMTAQKQGRNVTTGSVWANTVYAEPGDTVAWRLTLSNGSQTPALQTVVTDVLPSNVTLSAVSPSPDYQSGQVITWYIGSLSNGSWTAWITTTVDNGECTESDTRNVMTATWGCPETGCRQQTTAQANLRTRPNFDTPSITTSIAPSTLHQCDGVITITLTNNGPPAYTVTLTNTLPTGYVYSTTLYASTTPATYPSYGTTVPVWSWGSTPLPTGVTTLTFSVVNSSAVGNCTIPPGGLNTVSLIYDDSSSCTTTGPYTASGSTNISVVNPALTVRKIPLTKVAYAGQIITWTVRVTNTSNTYAPNILVTDTLANGFTGVQASNGSYPGGSNTPVIAGNVITWTPAFTLAANSAWSAVVTVTVLPTGEYTDGLEASGSCAIGCIYATTGYTSYVTLQKGFDKGPSVQTGTIGSLAVFTFTALLEGEDSLYQNVTLTDTLPTGLGYVSSVLTYTYDGDGNVGGPTTAISTTPTITPGWLQSGNVVWHLGNLPGWVQLDGVITATILNIPSNLSGVQRTNTLVMTYVDAGQTYRYTDTAAVNIVEPSIQLSKQASSSTGVLTNLDGNALLTYTIRLTNTGTSTAYDVVVTDTMPASLVPQSIGQGGISSTVNSTTRITWTIASIGVTPPAPATVLTYTARLIGAPAGMTLTNNVTVTYTSLEGNPPPYQERTYTTTTQLDVGARSLSTTKAVTPTSASGALTTKLRIGDLVTYTITNYVPPGLVAYWPWQWDNMAAGLHYVPGTFEIGGSLPGSLDTIPSHYTNVPYSVIQGNNAAGNNPNVGTYKFTTAQEAIEWWMNTYTNTTSVTQTVVVTFTAQFTGRNQAGAEVSVAAGGTARSNSEALNWDLTDSDAFTVTGSISRTASVSSYFGRPTLTITKTTEPPEGSIVGAGTLITYNLLVVNSTQTPAYDIVITDVLPSGVVYQGYGLSSSPGAGPPSVVIAPTPGATGVITWSVDILNGTIVTPTGPKSLTITVSTVVSPAVSAGMVLTNVAGVPYYDSQPGTGPQVGLTPTQRIFVDGTDDVVHYTISDVDILKAVQPITATIGQHIVYTITVPSPAITATMYNVVVTDVVDSRLAPTTAAALGGVGGVAAVNGNTVTASWNSIALNAQAYLVFTATVRNLVTNTAGTVIPDVSTFAWQNELGQTFGPRDSNTVNVTVFEPDVGIAKSVEPIGTLAPGNVVTYTLAFTNSAGAYSSTAYDVVIVDILPVGLTYGGVLPGTPAPDSVVGTGPTTITWTLASMAPGLSYTYRFTATVNASIGTGVRITNTASIWGSTLPGVVPGERDGDNAPTNPRYREESSAVSYTGGSLGNFVWYDDDRDGIQDVGEPGVPGVTVTLYTSLGAVVAVTTTDANGLYLFEYLPPDDYYLVFTLPNGYVFTLQDQGVDDTVDSDTNPATGQTATTNLALGENDWTWDAGIYAPGIIGDTVWLDYDGDGIQGPGEPGLAGVVITLTNQYGQVYTTTTGATGTYTFSNLPINTYYTTTIDVSSLPPGTWLTTPGSFSTVLTTGAPTDLTHDYGVRGLGAVGDYVWFDQDGDGVQDAGEWGLPGVVLTLTSSSGLVVTTTTDANGNYLFSNLLISDTYTVTASPVPGYFFTTPSSQSTFLSVDQPTDYDLDFGLDSELDPIKTRPHGNVCPTWTFWYFIYVTNTSETTFHNIVVTDTLPEEVAPYSVQTGFGYPNAPQYPGGTFDGVRTVTWFIPFLGPGNAVAMWIKVQTYSWAGGRCLLNLAWVDADEIGIPIPFSEVFCVPYCVPTPTATATPTPTPTVTPTPTATSTATPMPTPTETDTPPPTATETPTPTMTWTPTPTVTWTPSPTFTVSPTPTEVPTATATWTPTPTPTGVSTPTETWTPTPTTTATRTLSPTPTATWIPLPTETQIPPARLYQLYLPLVKRYSP; encoded by the coding sequence ATGTCTAGTTGTAGCTGGAGACGACTGGGCTTATTGTTGCTGGGCTTTATCATGGGTGTTTTTCTCCTCTTTCTCACCCTTGCGGGCGTGGCTTTCTCGCAGCCTGCACCTGAAGCGGGAATAGCTCGCTCTCTACCTTTTCCGGCGAGCGAGGGTGCTGCCGTGCTATCCGCGACAGGAGCGGAGCAATCACTAGTTGCACGCGCTGAGCAAGGCGAGGTCAGGGCACAGTCACCGGACTTGCAAGTTACCCTCGTTGGTCCGGATCAGATCGAGATCTGCGATACGGTAACTTTCACGGTGTTCATCACGAACACGGCTGCTATTACTGCCACCAATGTCCGCATTACGGACACCATGCCCTCCGGGTTCACCCCCACCAGCCAAAGCGTCAATCTGGGTACACTCCCACCTGGACAGTCTGCCAGCCATGCTTTTGTCTTCGTCGCTTCTTGCACCGCCCCCTCTGGCCAGAACGAGGCTACTGTTACGGATGACCAAGGCGACTATTATGTGCGGCGCAAGGATTTTACCGTACTTCCAGGTGCCATCACGGTGCGCAAAGAGCCCTCCGTCATTTCGGCTAGGGTCGGTGAAGTGGTTACCTGGACCGTTTACGTGGACAATACCGGTTACGGACGCGTATCTAACGTGCGCGTTACGGACACGCTCAGTTCCGGGTTAGCCTATGTTGCCGGCACGCTGACGGCTTCCTATGCCAGCATCCCAGTGGGCGAGTCGCGATCGTTCACTGTCAGCGCCATGGTTGTCGCCTGTTCTGGGCTGGACAATGTGGTAACGGCTACCTGGGGATGTGGTACCAGCACTTGTCAGCAGTTGGGTGCCAAGGCTAGCATAGACTTGCAAACGCGCGAACCGCATCTGGATTTCACTCCCCCTTCCATTACCATTGACTATTGTACGGGCAGTGGCACGTACAACATGCCTGTTAACAACCTAGGTGATGGCACAGCGTATTCCCCAGTCATCGCTGTGGACTTTGCACCGCTGGTAGTGGCTGCTGTTTCTCCTGGTGCGTCGTATAGCAGTGGCGCATTTCATCTCCCAGACATTGCCGGCAACAGCAGTTACCCGCTCACGTTCACTCTGGCTTTGCCAGCAACCCCTTGTGGCATGGGTGGGCAAGGAGCGTCACTGCTTTATCAGCCTATCTATTACGATGACTGCAGCAACGCTCACTACCATCCAATCCGATCAGGGGCGTGGACAATGGCCGGCGCAGTTCCTTCGCTCAGCGTGAGCAAGAGCGGGCCGCACGAAGTGTATGCGACCGAGCAAATTACCTATACGCTTAGCGTGATTTCATCCAATATCACCAGCGAGGTATACATTACGGATGTATTTCAATCCGGTTGTGACTATGTGCTGGTCAATGCCGGCGGGGGTACTGTGGTTACGGATTCCACCCGCATTACCATCACCTGGGTCATGACGCAGAGCCCCTGGACGCGCACGCTTGTTTTCTCCCCGACCGGAGCTTGCCCTGCTCTTTGCGCCTGCTGTGGGCAATCGGTCAATAACACACTGACCGCTTCGGGCAAAGATTGCCAGAATTGCACTGTGAGTGCCTCAGATAGCGCGAGCACCCCTGTACAATGTGAGGAGTTGTTGTCTTCCCACGCCAAAGCAGTTTCGCCGCAGAGTGCAGAGGCATGCACGACTCGCACCTTTACCAACACCTATGTCTTTGCGCCGTCCTATACCGTGGTTCCTTCCTGGCAAGGCATTGTTTTCACGGACACGCTCAGCAATCTCACCTATGTAAATGGCAGTGCTTCCGTCTGGGTCAGCAATGGGGTGCAATCCTGCCCGGCCAACTTTACCGTGAGCAGCACGGCGCCGCTGGTCATCCGCAATATTGCGCCCACCTGTGGCATTACCGTCCCTGGCGCAACCCTGGTCATCGTGTATCAGGCTACGGTGCAGGATAACTTTACCTGTTTGGGTGGTACGTTCTATGACTGGTCGTATCTGAACCTGGGAGTTACGGGCAATTTCTGGTGCGCGCCTTGCGACGATGGCATCTCGGAGGAAGGAGTCTGGGTCGAGGTCGTCGAACCCACGCTCAGTGTGAGCATCAGCGGCGTTCCATCCACCGTTTCATCCTGTGGCGTCTATACTCCGCTCATCACTTTGTCTCGCGGCAGCGTGCCAGCCTACGATGTGCGCCTGCGCTTCCCGACTGCGGACTATGCCGTGATTAACGTACTCGGCTTTGGTGGTGCGACGCCGATCTTTACCACCACGAATGGAATCAGTTACACTTGGCACTATGCCGATGCCTTTACAACCGCGACCACGGCGACGGTGCAATTGCGCGTCCAGCGGCGCTGTAATGCCAGCGGCCCAGTGCAAGCTACTGCGTACTACGACAACCTGTGCGCGGATGACAACATTTATAACGATAGATGTTCTGCCAGCGCCAGCCAGACTCCGCTCGTGCTCGAACCATATCCGATTATGTACAAATTCCCAGAAATCATCTACGCTTCGGACGATGTCGTCACCTGGACTTTGAGCGCCATCAACTCCGGGTCTGGCCCGGCGTACAGCGTCATGCTAACGGATGTGTTGGGCAGTGACCTGCGCTACCTGCGTTCCGCAATTACTTCGAGCTTTGGCTCCGCCGCGGGAGTGACCCCCATCACGTCCAGCCAGCGCATCACTTGGACCAATCTGACCTTCCTGCCTGGTGAGAAGTACATTATTACCCTCACGGCAGAGATCATCGGTTGTAACAACCTGACCAACGCTTTTGCTGGCGTACAGGGCTGTCTGGACCAAGTCTGCCGATCAGGTGGGCCCATATACTCTCGGGTCGAGTTGCCCCGTACGATCCTGGTCAACACGAGCATGGTCAGCACTCCAATGCCCACTTGTGTCACGCGCACTATCACGGCTACTGTGCGCAATGCGGGCTTGCTCAGCGTGTATTCCGCGGCGGTGACGGAAACCCTGCCCAGTGGGTTGCGCTATGTGCCCAATAGCACGCAGTACGTAACAAGCACGGGCACGACGCCGCCGCTGACCGGTTGGGTGAATGGCGGTGAGCCGTCCGGCGCGCCGCTGGGACCTTTGGTCTGGACATACAATGAGATCCCGGCTCTGGCTCGCTTGTACCCGAAACAGACCGTCTGGGTGCGCTTCGATGTCTATGTGGATTGCGATTTCCAGGGCGGGAACCTGACCATCCGCGCCGGTTACCGCGATATCTGCGATACTCCACACGCTACGGCGGCCAGTTATTTCGCGACGGGAGCCGATGCGCCGCAGATGACGGCGCAGAAACAAGGACGCAACGTAACGACCGGTTCAGTCTGGGCGAATACCGTCTATGCGGAGCCAGGCGATACTGTGGCGTGGCGCTTGACGCTGAGCAATGGCAGCCAGACCCCAGCCTTGCAGACCGTCGTTACCGATGTCTTGCCGTCCAATGTGACCTTGAGCGCAGTCAGTCCCTCCCCCGATTATCAGAGTGGGCAGGTCATTACTTGGTATATTGGCTCGCTGTCCAATGGTAGTTGGACGGCGTGGATTACCACTACCGTAGATAACGGCGAGTGCACGGAAAGCGATACGCGCAATGTGATGACGGCGACATGGGGCTGCCCGGAGACCGGCTGCCGCCAGCAGACAACCGCGCAGGCAAATCTGCGCACGAGGCCAAACTTCGATACACCTTCGATCACTACCAGCATCGCTCCGTCCACCTTGCATCAGTGCGATGGAGTCATCACCATTACCCTGACCAACAACGGCCCTCCCGCTTATACTGTGACGCTCACCAATACGTTGCCAACGGGGTATGTGTACAGCACCACGCTGTACGCCAGCACAACCCCAGCCACTTATCCTTCGTATGGAACCACTGTGCCCGTTTGGTCGTGGGGTAGCACGCCGCTGCCTACCGGTGTGACGACGCTCACCTTCAGCGTAGTCAATTCCAGTGCTGTTGGTAACTGCACCATACCGCCCGGTGGGCTCAATACCGTCAGTTTGATCTATGATGATTCTTCTTCCTGCACCACGACCGGTCCTTATACCGCGAGTGGCAGCACCAATATATCTGTAGTCAATCCTGCTTTGACGGTCCGCAAGATCCCCTTGACGAAGGTGGCTTATGCCGGCCAGATCATTACCTGGACCGTTCGTGTGACCAACACAAGCAACACCTATGCTCCTAACATCTTGGTGACGGACACGCTGGCCAACGGATTCACTGGGGTTCAGGCGAGCAATGGTAGTTATCCTGGCGGCAGCAATACGCCAGTCATTGCCGGCAATGTCATCACCTGGACACCAGCCTTCACCCTGGCAGCGAACAGCGCCTGGAGCGCGGTAGTGACAGTTACAGTGCTCCCTACTGGAGAGTACACAGATGGACTGGAGGCTTCTGGTTCCTGTGCCATTGGCTGCATCTATGCCACAACCGGGTACACTTCCTATGTAACGCTGCAGAAAGGCTTTGACAAAGGACCCTCCGTGCAGACAGGCACCATTGGCAGCCTGGCAGTCTTTACCTTCACTGCTCTTTTGGAGGGCGAGGATTCGCTCTATCAGAACGTGACCCTGACGGACACGCTGCCGACAGGGCTGGGCTATGTCTCTTCGGTACTCACCTATACCTACGATGGCGATGGCAACGTGGGTGGACCGACCACTGCCATCTCTACTACGCCAACCATTACGCCAGGTTGGTTGCAGAGCGGCAATGTCGTCTGGCACTTGGGCAATCTGCCCGGCTGGGTGCAACTGGATGGCGTTATCACGGCAACGATCCTGAACATCCCATCCAACTTGAGTGGGGTGCAGCGCACGAATACGCTGGTCATGACCTATGTAGACGCTGGACAAACCTATCGCTACACTGATACAGCGGCGGTGAATATTGTGGAGCCTTCCATCCAGCTCAGCAAGCAAGCCAGTAGTTCGACGGGCGTTCTGACCAATCTGGATGGCAACGCTCTGCTCACCTACACCATTCGGCTGACCAATACTGGCACCTCCACCGCTTATGACGTCGTGGTGACGGACACCATGCCCGCCAGCTTGGTGCCGCAGAGCATTGGCCAAGGTGGCATCAGCAGCACCGTGAACAGCACGACGCGCATCACGTGGACCATCGCCAGCATAGGCGTAACTCCGCCTGCTCCTGCCACTGTGCTCACATACACAGCGCGCCTCATCGGTGCACCGGCAGGCATGACGCTCACCAACAATGTGACGGTAACCTATACCTCGCTGGAGGGCAATCCGCCGCCCTATCAGGAGCGCACCTATACGACGACAACACAACTAGACGTGGGAGCGCGTTCCCTGAGCACGACCAAGGCCGTAACGCCCACCAGCGCTAGTGGCGCTTTGACCACCAAGTTGCGCATCGGAGACTTGGTTACATATACCATCACGAATTATGTTCCACCTGGCCTGGTCGCCTACTGGCCCTGGCAATGGGACAACATGGCTGCTGGGCTGCACTATGTGCCTGGCACCTTCGAGATTGGCGGCTCCCTGCCCGGCTCGTTGGACACCATCCCCAGCCACTACACCAATGTGCCCTACAGCGTCATCCAGGGCAACAACGCTGCCGGCAACAACCCCAATGTGGGCACCTACAAGTTTACCACAGCGCAAGAGGCCATCGAATGGTGGATGAACACCTACACCAACACGACCTCGGTGACACAGACGGTTGTCGTTACTTTCACGGCGCAGTTCACCGGGCGCAACCAGGCCGGGGCAGAGGTCAGCGTAGCCGCAGGCGGAACCGCACGCTCCAACAGCGAGGCGCTTAACTGGGATCTGACGGACAGCGACGCATTCACCGTGACCGGGTCCATCTCGCGGACCGCTTCGGTGTCCTCGTACTTCGGGCGTCCCACGCTCACCATTACCAAAACCACGGAACCGCCCGAAGGGAGCATCGTGGGGGCAGGTACGCTCATCACGTATAACCTGCTGGTGGTGAACAGCACCCAGACACCCGCCTATGACATCGTCATCACGGATGTTTTGCCCAGCGGTGTGGTCTATCAAGGCTATGGCCTGTCCTCCTCGCCTGGTGCAGGGCCGCCATCGGTCGTGATCGCGCCCACGCCAGGTGCCACAGGCGTCATCACCTGGAGTGTGGACATACTGAACGGAACCATCGTCACGCCAACAGGGCCCAAGTCCCTCACCATTACCGTTTCCACGGTAGTGTCGCCAGCCGTGAGCGCAGGCATGGTGCTCACCAACGTTGCCGGCGTGCCCTACTATGACTCACAGCCGGGTACTGGCCCGCAGGTCGGGCTGACGCCTACGCAGCGCATCTTCGTGGATGGCACGGACGACGTGGTGCACTATACTATATCGGACGTGGACATACTCAAGGCGGTGCAGCCCATCACGGCCACCATTGGACAGCACATAGTCTATACCATCACCGTGCCCAGCCCCGCCATTACCGCCACGATGTATAACGTGGTTGTAACCGATGTCGTGGACAGTCGCTTGGCGCCCACCACCGCTGCAGCTTTGGGTGGTGTGGGTGGTGTTGCCGCGGTCAACGGTAACACCGTGACTGCCTCCTGGAACTCGATTGCGCTCAATGCACAAGCCTATTTGGTCTTTACCGCCACAGTGCGCAACTTGGTCACCAATACCGCTGGCACGGTCATTCCTGACGTGTCCACGTTTGCCTGGCAGAACGAACTCGGGCAGACCTTTGGTCCGCGCGACTCGAATACGGTCAACGTTACTGTATTCGAGCCGGATGTGGGCATCGCCAAATCGGTTGAGCCAATTGGCACGCTTGCTCCTGGCAATGTGGTCACGTATACGCTAGCGTTCACCAACTCGGCTGGGGCTTATAGCAGCACCGCTTATGACGTGGTCATCGTGGATATCTTGCCCGTCGGTTTGACCTATGGCGGCGTCTTGCCTGGCACGCCTGCACCAGATAGCGTAGTTGGCACTGGCCCAACCACCATTACATGGACGCTGGCTTCGATGGCGCCAGGCTTAAGCTATACCTATCGCTTTACCGCTACGGTGAATGCGAGCATCGGAACTGGCGTGCGCATTACCAACACCGCCTCCATATGGGGCAGCACGTTGCCAGGTGTCGTGCCGGGCGAACGCGATGGCGACAATGCGCCGACCAATCCGCGCTACCGTGAGGAGAGCAGCGCTGTCTCCTACACGGGCGGCTCTCTGGGCAATTTTGTCTGGTATGACGATGATCGGGACGGCATCCAGGATGTCGGCGAACCAGGCGTTCCCGGCGTGACCGTAACCCTGTACACCAGCCTCGGTGCAGTCGTTGCCGTAACTACAACGGATGCCAATGGCCTCTACCTGTTCGAGTACTTGCCGCCAGATGATTATTACTTGGTCTTCACTTTGCCCAATGGCTATGTCTTCACACTGCAAGATCAGGGCGTTGACGATACTGTGGATAGCGATACGAATCCCGCGACCGGCCAGACCGCCACGACTAATCTTGCTCTTGGCGAGAACGACTGGACGTGGGATGCGGGTATCTATGCGCCAGGTATCATCGGTGATACAGTCTGGTTGGATTACGATGGCGATGGCATACAAGGACCTGGTGAACCTGGATTGGCTGGAGTGGTCATTACCCTCACGAACCAATATGGCCAGGTGTATACCACGACCACTGGCGCAACAGGGACGTATACTTTCTCCAACCTACCTATCAACACGTATTACACCACCACCATTGACGTGAGCAGCTTGCCGCCGGGGACCTGGCTCACTACACCAGGCTCTTTTTCGACGGTGCTGACGACTGGCGCGCCGACAGATTTGACCCATGACTATGGTGTGCGTGGATTGGGTGCTGTAGGTGACTATGTCTGGTTTGACCAGGATGGTGATGGCGTACAAGACGCGGGTGAATGGGGCTTGCCTGGCGTGGTCTTGACGCTGACCAGCAGCTCCGGTCTGGTGGTCACCACCACTACGGATGCCAACGGCAATTACCTCTTTTCCAATCTGCTCATTAGCGACACCTACACGGTAACTGCTTCGCCGGTTCCGGGCTACTTCTTCACGACGCCCAGTTCTCAGAGCACCTTCCTGAGTGTGGATCAGCCGACCGATTACGACCTGGATTTTGGCCTGGACAGCGAACTCGATCCCATCAAGACGCGTCCCCACGGCAATGTCTGCCCAACCTGGACTTTCTGGTATTTCATCTACGTGACCAATACCAGCGAGACGACCTTCCACAACATTGTAGTGACCGACACGTTGCCGGAGGAGGTCGCACCTTACTCGGTGCAGACAGGATTTGGGTATCCGAATGCACCTCAGTATCCAGGAGGGACATTCGATGGGGTTCGCACCGTAACCTGGTTCATACCTTTTCTAGGGCCGGGGAATGCTGTGGCGATGTGGATCAAGGTGCAGACCTATTCTTGGGCTGGAGGGAGGTGCCTGCTCAACCTGGCTTGGGTTGATGCCGATGAAATAGGCATTCCCATCCCATTTTCTGAAGTATTCTGTGTGCCTTACTGTGTGCCTACGCCGACGGCTACCGCTACTCCGACTCCAACACCCACGGTGACGCCTACGCCTACGGCGACGAGCACGGCTACTCCAATGCCGACGCCGACGGAAACGGATACACCTCCGCCGACAGCGACAGAGACGCCCACGCCAACGATGACGTGGACGCCAACGCCGACAGTAACATGGACACCCTCGCCAACGTTCACGGTAAGTCCTACGCCTACGGAGGTGCCCACTGCCACAGCGACATGGACGCCTACACCAACTCCTACGGGGGTGTCCACGCCAACGGAAACGTGGACGCCGACGCCTACCACCACGGCAACGAGAACGCTGTCACCGACACCAACGGCAACATGGATACCATTGCCGACAGAGACGCAGATACCGCCAGCAAGGCTTTATCAGCTCTATCTACCCCTGGTGAAGAGGTACTCGCCTTAG
- the cysK gene encoding cysteine synthase A — translation MRIYGDITQMIGNTPLVRLNRITRGLGATVLAKLEFFNPLSSVKDRIGVSMIVAAEKAGLIKEDTVILEPTSGNTGIALAFVCASRGYRLVLVMPETMSLERRALLKALGAELILTPGAEGMRGAIRKAEELAAADSRYFIPQQFKNPANPEIHRLTTAEEIWRDTDGLVDIVVAGVGTGGTITGIAEVIKPRKPGFRAIAVEPAASPVLSGGKPGPHRIQGIGAGFVPDVLRTDLLDEIIRVTDEEAMTMARRLAREEGILAGISAGAAAHVALQVAARPENEGKWIVFIVPDTGERYLSTPLFAGE, via the coding sequence ATGCGCATCTATGGTGACATTACACAGATGATTGGCAATACGCCTCTAGTGCGCCTGAACCGCATCACGCGCGGGCTAGGCGCCACGGTGCTGGCGAAACTGGAGTTCTTCAATCCCTTGTCCAGTGTCAAAGACCGCATTGGGGTGAGCATGATCGTAGCGGCGGAGAAAGCAGGGCTCATCAAAGAAGATACAGTCATTCTGGAGCCAACTAGCGGCAACACGGGCATCGCTCTGGCTTTTGTGTGCGCTTCCAGAGGTTATCGTCTGGTGCTGGTCATGCCCGAGACAATGAGCCTGGAACGCCGGGCATTGCTGAAGGCATTGGGGGCTGAGCTCATTTTGACACCAGGCGCCGAGGGCATGCGAGGAGCGATACGTAAAGCAGAGGAACTGGCTGCGGCAGACTCGCGCTACTTCATCCCGCAGCAGTTCAAAAATCCAGCGAACCCAGAAATCCACCGCCTCACCACAGCGGAGGAAATCTGGCGCGATACCGATGGCCTGGTGGATATTGTAGTCGCTGGGGTTGGCACAGGAGGCACCATCACCGGCATTGCCGAGGTTATCAAGCCACGCAAGCCCGGGTTCCGGGCTATTGCTGTCGAGCCTGCTGCGTCACCGGTGCTCTCTGGAGGCAAGCCTGGCCCACATAGAATCCAAGGCATCGGGGCAGGCTTCGTGCCTGATGTGCTGCGCACGGACTTATTAGATGAGATCATTCGGGTCACGGATGAGGAGGCGATGACCATGGCACGCCGCCTGGCCCGAGAGGAGGGCATTCTAGCAGGCATCTCCGCCGGTGCGGCTGCCCATGTGGCACTGCAAGTGGCGGCCAGGCCGGAGAACGAAGGAAAATGGATCGTCTTCATCGTGCCGGATACAGGGGAGCGATATTTGAGCACACCACTCTTTGCCGGGGAGTAG
- a CDS encoding iron-sulfur cluster assembly scaffold protein: protein MYSTEILKHFQHPQNVGSIENADGFGIGHGGDKCPEDVAHFWIRVEGDRLIEVKHRTRGCPVAIAASSATTVMATGQTIEEALQITEDKVAQALGEMPERKLDSIVGPRALRAAIEDYLAKRKM, encoded by the coding sequence ATGTACAGCACAGAAATCTTGAAGCATTTTCAACACCCGCAGAACGTCGGCTCCATTGAGAATGCCGATGGTTTCGGCATCGGGCATGGTGGCGACAAGTGCCCTGAAGACGTAGCGCATTTCTGGATCCGCGTGGAGGGCGACCGCCTCATCGAGGTAAAGCACCGTACACGTGGCTGCCCAGTGGCCATTGCCGCCAGCAGCGCGACCACGGTCATGGCAACAGGGCAGACGATAGAGGAAGCACTGCAGATTACAGAAGACAAGGTGGCTCAAGCACTGGGAGAAATGCCAGAACGCAAGTTGGATTCGATCGTAGGCCCACGGGCGCTACGTGCTGCGATTGAGGACTACTTAGCAAAACGGAAAATGTAA